One window from the genome of Gadus macrocephalus chromosome 7, ASM3116895v1 encodes:
- the LOC132461148 gene encoding uncharacterized protein LOC132461148 yields MTPDHFVKVSLRALKRKPLQSIVRNFITRRFSLTMEEGIHQRGNIPFDLREGLTTDEWLRQLSPEKEQNNSRHAELRKEEVDQLEKERNEFNTVKQTRWAVKCLEEWCAAKDVDINFATISKERLNCILRDFYATVRNGKGQTYGLSSFIGLRAGINRYINDPPLSLSWCLIKNTDFTTSNNVFTGVVKTMRKKGLDTTVHHLAICEEDLNAMKKSLDPGTAGGLVDKVWFDVQLHFGRRGTEGNRQLKPSSFAVKSDENGLKYATLTFNEHTKNHNDPQGKNRENTRGFMYQLPGDPLCPVSSLLKYISHLPPDAEVFYVHPRKNIIYGADEVWYTREPMGVNHLAKMLPKICKQAGTRRYTNHCLRSTTIQMQCH; encoded by the exons atgacgcccgatcattttgtgaaagtatcactccgcgccttgaagaggAAACCGTTACAAAGTATCGTAAGAAACTTTATCACACGGAGATTTAGCTTGACCATGGAGGAGGGGATTCACCAGCGGGGAAATATACCCTTCGACCTCCGGGAAGGCCTCACAACCGATGAGTGGCTTCGGCAGCTTTCCCCGGAAAAAGAGCAAAATAATTCACGGCACGCAGAGCTAAGAAAAGAGGAAGTCGACCAATTAGAAAAAGAGCGAAACGAGTTTAACACCGTCAAGCAAACGAGGTGGGCAGTAAAATGCTTAGAAGAGTGGTGTGCTGCCAAAGATGTTGATATAAACTTTGCCACAATCTCAAAGGAGCGCTTAAATTGCATTTTAAGAGATTTTTATGCAACTGTCAGAAACGGAAAAGGGCAAACCTACGGATTAAGCAGTTTCATCGGTCTCCGGGCTGGCATCAACCGCTACATTAACGACCCACCGCTCAGTTTGTCCTGGTGTCTCATCAAAAACACAGACTTCACTACCAGCAACAATGTCTTCACTGGCGTGGTAAAAACTATGAGGAAGAAGGGACTAGACACCACAGTCCACCACTTGGCGATTTGTGAAGAAGACTTAAATGCCATGAAGAAATCACTTGATCCTGGCACAGCGGGGGGGCTTGTGGACAAAGTTTGGTTTGACGTTCAACTGCACTTCGGGCGGAGGGGAACCGAGGGCAATCGACAGCTGAAACCGTCCTCTTTCGCCGTGAAATCTGACGAAAATGGTCTAAAATATGCCACACTAACGTTCAACGAACATACTAAGAACCACAATGATCCTCAAGGGAAAAATAGGGAGAACACAAGAGGGTTCATGTATCAACTGCCAGGCGACCCTCTCTGCCCCGTCTCGTCTCTCCTCAAATACATCTCTCATCTACCTCCAGACGCAGAAGTATTTTATGTCCACCCGAGAAAAAATATTATCTACGGTGCTGATGAAGTTTG GTACACTCGAGAGCCAATGGGTGTAAATCACCTCGCTAAAATGTTGCCGAAAATATGCAAGCAGGCCGGGACACGGAGATACACCAACCACTGCCTCCGCAGCACCACTATCCAGATGCAA TGTCATTAg